A window of Apium graveolens cultivar Ventura chromosome 8, ASM990537v1, whole genome shotgun sequence contains these coding sequences:
- the LOC141680597 gene encoding uncharacterized protein LOC141680597 produces the protein MIVRKPKRWRKLATSASSKRTKLSSFGAYSSEGNNDTPTSDNCEPVRPKGTKAAKRKGKGKATAEEVEEYEALQVSDLRRMNIMETLNEIRQKDIETRQRELEAKQAEMDLQVVLADTTKMNDTQRKIHAKLLEKTMARN, from the exons ATGATTGTGAGGAAACCGAAGAG ATGGAGAAAACTTGCAACTAGTGCAAGTTCTAAAAGAACTAAATTAAGTAGTTTTGGAGCTTACTCATCAGAGGGAAATAATGATACACCAACATCTGACAATTGTGAACCGGTTCGTCCTAAAGGTACAAAAGCAGCTAAAAGGAAGGGAAAGGGGAAGGCAACAGCTGAAGAAGTTGAAGAGTATGAAGCTTTACAAGTTAGTGACTTGAGAAGAATGAACATAATGGAGACATTAAATGAAATTCGTCAAAAAGATATTGAGACGCGACAAAGGGAGCTTGAGGCGAAGCAAGCTGAGATGGATTTACAAGTCGTTTTGGCAGATACTACTAAGATGAATGATACTCAGCGGAAAATCCATGCAAAATTGCTTGAGAAAACTATGGCAAGAAACTAG
- the LOC141676873 gene encoding uncharacterized protein LOC141676873 isoform X2, translated as MAFLYMSFSCQDDLVKIESMAPFRNGSIVISGNESDIEFWPIEHPTEPLDEDRPVKCPVLNSILNNESLQYESFSDNLKKRAEPQSQEQQRVIAPAAEAPILKTLRKRHHTQTSVEEHTCNPFLRMPPRDVIMYNMLQHFDKV; from the exons ATGGCATTTCTCTATATGAGTTTTTCATGTCAGGATGATTTG GTAAAGATTGAGAGCATGGCTCCATTTCGAAATGGTTCGATTGTAATTAGCGGAAATGAGAGTGACATTGAGTTTTGGCCAATTGAACATCCCACTGAGCCATTAGACGAGGACCGTCCTGTCAAGTGCCCCGTGCTTAACTCCATTTTAAAT AATGAAAGCCTGCAATATGAAAGTTTCTCGGATAACTTAAAGAAGAGAGCAGAACCACAATCTCAGGAACAGCAAAGAGTCATTGCCCCTGCTGCAGAGGCTCCTATTCTAAAGACTTTGCGCAAGAGGCATCACACACAAACCAGTGTCGAAGAACATACCTGCAACCCTTTTCTGAGAATGCCACCGAGGGACGTTATAATGTACAACATGCTTCAGCACTTTGATAAAGTTTGA
- the LOC141676873 gene encoding uncharacterized protein LOC141676873 isoform X1, which yields MAFLYMSFSCQDDLVKIESMAPFRNGSIVISGNESDIEFWPIEHPTEPLDEDRPVKCPVLNSILNDSDSASYKSTCTKHAQNESLQYESFSDNLKKRAEPQSQEQQRVIAPAAEAPILKTLRKRHHTQTSVEEHTCNPFLRMPPRDVIMYNMLQHFDKV from the exons ATGGCATTTCTCTATATGAGTTTTTCATGTCAGGATGATTTG GTAAAGATTGAGAGCATGGCTCCATTTCGAAATGGTTCGATTGTAATTAGCGGAAATGAGAGTGACATTGAGTTTTGGCCAATTGAACATCCCACTGAGCCATTAGACGAGGACCGTCCTGTCAAGTGCCCCGTGCTTAACTCCATTTTAAAT GATTCTGATTCTGCCTCTTACAAATCTACATGTACCAAACATGCACAGAATGAAAGCCTGCAATATGAAAGTTTCTCGGATAACTTAAAGAAGAGAGCAGAACCACAATCTCAGGAACAGCAAAGAGTCATTGCCCCTGCTGCAGAGGCTCCTATTCTAAAGACTTTGCGCAAGAGGCATCACACACAAACCAGTGTCGAAGAACATACCTGCAACCCTTTTCTGAGAATGCCACCGAGGGACGTTATAATGTACAACATGCTTCAGCACTTTGATAAAGTTTGA